The DNA segment CACTCCAGTCACTTCTTTATCTGCAGCCAGTGCGAGAACGCCATCGAGATTACTAGTGCACCGATCTCTCAGGCCATCGCCAGCTGTGCCAGCGAAGCCAGCTTCCAAGTACACAGTGAATCCGTCGAGGTACTCGGTGTATGCCAACAGTGTCAGCAGGCAACATGACGCGCTTACTCGAGGCCAGGCAGCTCGGCTTTCGCGCCAACGAGCAACAGATTCTCAGCGATGTCGAACTGAGCATCAACCGCTCAGAGATCACCACCATCATCGGCCCCAACGGCGCAGGCAAGAGTACGCTACTGCGGCTGCTGCTCAACCTCAGTCAACCGACCAGCGGCAGCGTCTGGCGCAAGCCAGGCCTGGTGGTCGGCTATATGCCGCAGAAGTTGCAAATCAATCCACACCTGCCAATTACCGTCGAACGCTTCCTCAAACTCGCCGGCGCCAGCCGGCAAGCGATCGGCGCGGCACTGGAGAGAACCGGCGCCAGCAAGGTCATGCAGAGCCCACTGCAGAACATCAGTGGCGGAGAACTGCAGCGTGTATTGTTGGCGCGTGCGCTGTTGCGTCAGCCACAGTTGCTGGTGCTTGACGAGCCCGTGCAGGGAGTCGATGTAACCGGGCAAATCGAGCTGTATCAGCTCATTAAAACACTCCGCGATGAACTCGACTGCGGCGTCATCATGGTCTCCCATGACTTGCACCTGGTGATGGCCGCCACCGACACCGTTATCTGTCTCAATCAGCACATCTGCTGCCACGGCCACCCCGAGTCAGTCAGCAGCCACCCCGCTTATCTGGAGCTGTTTGGTCGCAAGCACAGTGAGGATCTCGCCCTCTATACTCACCACCACGATCACTGTCACGACAGTCATGGTGACATCATCGACGACGATCACTCCGAGTGTAACCATGATTGAGCTGCTACTCACCGCCACTACCGCGGCACTACTCTTAACCGCAATCTCCGGCCCACTCGGCAGCTTCGTCATCTGGAAGCGCATTGCCTACTTCGGTGACACCCTCGCCCACTCTGCACTGCTCGGCGTCGCCTTCGGCATCTGGTTCAATATCAACATCCAGCTCGCCGTCGTCGCCTACTGCCTACTGTCGGCGACGTTGCTGACTCGACTCAACCGCTCCAAACGCATCGCGCTAGATACCCTGCTCGGAATCCTGTCGCACGGGTCGCTCGCTATCGGCCTGGTTCTGCTCTCATTATCCGACAATATATTTATTGATATCAACGGCCTGCTTTTTGGCGACCTACTGGCCGTCGACACCACAGACCTCTATATCATCAGCGCTATCAGCGCCCTCGTCGGCGGTTTACTCTGTTACTACTGGCGACAGCTGTTATCGGTCACAGTGCACCCCGAGTTAGCCTGTGTCGAGGGCATCAACGTACCGCGCATGGAGCTATTGTTAATGCTCTGCCTCGCGCTTATCGTTGCCATCGGTATGCAGGTCGTGGGTGTCCTGCTAATCACCGCACTGCTCATCATACCGGCGGCGACCGCACGCAAATTCGCCGAGACGCCGGAGCAGATGGCCATCTATGCCATCGGCTTCGGTGCCATCGCCGTACTACTAGGCATGACCCTATCCGCCACCGCAGACAGTGCCGCAGGCCCCTCTATCGTCACTGCCGCCACGCTGTTATTCCTGCTCACGCAGGCGCTTCCAAACCGCCAATAAGCAGCTTAGCTGTCGTAACGGTACTCATATTCAGCGCGAATGGAACGATAGAGTAACCGTAACTTCCCGGCTTCGAAGGGCGGTAATAACAACGCATGATAATCACCACGCGGGTTGATCAGCGCTATATTAGCGCTGTGATCGACCCAGTATTCTCCCGGACGCTCCGTTAACCGCTTATTAAACGCCGCATTGAGGGCATTAGCCGTCCGATAGACATTGAGAAAGTCGCCGGTAATGGCGATAAACTGCTCATCAAAATAAGCCATATAGGGTGCCAGCTGCTGTGGCGTATCCCGGGCCGGATCCACCGTCAACAGCACCACCTGCAGGTCCTCAGAGAAACGCTCACCCTCGATCATCTGGGTAAAGCGCTTCAGCGTTGCCAACGTCGTCGGACAGACATCGGGACAATAGGTATAACCAAAGAACACCAGCGACCACTGCCCCTCAAGACGGCTGCGGTCAAAGACCTCTCGGTGTTGATCCGTCAGCCCCTGTAGTGCGAAGCGACGGGCCGGCTGCAACACCACAGCCCCATTATTACGCAATTCCGCTTCGCTCATCAGCCGCGGTGCCAAGATCTTATTCACCAGCAAGCCGAGCAAAACGACGATCGACAGCAGCGCTGCAACAATGGTATTTCTCACCCCCCTGTGCATCGCTTTCATCGGCTGAGCCCTGCCGTCGCCATTGGGAACAACTGATGATCGACCAGCATCAGGATAAACAACAGTGTCAGATAGGTGATCGAGTAACGAAAGGTTGCCATCGGCCATTTCTTATCATCACCCAAAAACACCTGCAGCGCGTAATACAGAAACAATATGCCGAGAATAACCGCTGCCGCCAAGTAAAGCGGACCGCTCATCGCAGTAACAAAAGGCAGCAAGCTGACCACAAAGAGAATAACGGTATAAAGCAAAACACTGAGCCGCGTATAGGGAATGCCGTGAGTCACCGGCAACATCGGCACATCGGCGCGGGCATAATCATCATAGCGGGCAATCGCCAGCGCCCAGAAGTGGGGTGGCGTCCAGGCAAAGATAATCAGCATCAACAGCAGCCCATGCCCATCGACTCGCCCCGTCACCGCAACCCAACCCAAAAGCGGCGGCGCCGCACCAGCCAAACCGCCAATCACGATATTTTGTGGCGTCGCATGCTTAAGGAACATGGTATACACCACCGCATAACCGATCAGCGAAGAGAACGTCAACAGTGCCGTCAACGGATTCACCCATACGACCAACAGCGTCATCCCCAGTACCGCCATCAACAACGAGAAAATAAGGGCCTGCCGCGGCCCTACTCGGCCACTCACTACCGGTCGCTTATGGGTACGCGACATCAGGCGATCGATGCGCGTATCGACCACATGATTAATCACCGCGGCACTGGCGGCACACAAACCAATGCCAAGATTACCGCATAAAATCACCTGCCAGGGCACAGCACCCGGCACAGCCATATACATGCCGATTAATGACGTCAGTACCAACAACAACACAACTTTCGGCTTACACAGCTCAATATAATCCGCCGTAATATTTTCTGCCGCCGACGGCTTCACCGCTACCTGCTTGTTCATGCCAATCCTCCCTCTCTGACTTTCTGCAATTGATAGTTCAATCCCACCATCGCCACCAACAGTAGAGCCGCTACGAGGTTATGCAAAACTGCAACCGAAACGGGGAACTGGAAATAGACATTCGCTAAACCGAGTAAAAGCTGGGTAAATAACAATAACAACAGCAGCACACCGAAGCGCCGCCCATAAACGGTGCTCGTTAGAAACAGGCGAATAGACAGCATAATCACGACAATACTCGTCAACACGGCACCGATACGATGCATAAAATGAATCGTAACTCGCGCATCGTTGTCCATCACCCCGCCGAGGTAGTTAGGGCCAACCGATTGCGTAAGATTAAAACCCTGTTGAAAGTCCAGTGTCGGTAGCCAGCGCCCCTGACAAGTTGGTAAATCAGGGCAGGCAACCGCCGCATAATTTGATGTCGTCCAGCCACCCAACACGATTTGCATAAACACCACCAACAAAGCCAGTGCCGCAAGTAAGCGTAGCGGTTTATAGCGCCCAATAGTCTCCTTACTCACTCGCCATGGCCGCGCACGCAGGCGCAACAATAACAGCCATAACGTCGCCAAGGTGATAAAACCACCGAGTAGGTGCAACGTTACTACCTGCGGCCACAGCTTCAAGGTAACCGTCCACATACCAAACACCCCCTGTATTACCACCACGGCGAATAATAACCTCGCATGTTTCACCAGCCGCTGCATACGCCGATCTTTAGCTGTAGTAATCGCCAATAAAATTAAAATTACGACGATACCCAGGCTGCTAGCAAAGTAACGATGAACCATTTCAGGCCACGGTTTACCCGCCTCAACAGGCATCTCAGGGTAGGCCGCATTAGCTGCGGCAATATCTCGCTCGCTGCTCGGCCAGCTAAAATGCCCATAACAACCAGGCCAGTCCGGGCAGCCAAGACCGGCATCCACAAGGCGAGTAAACGCCCCCAACATGATAACCATCAGCGTCAAAAAACAGGCGAAAGCAACGATAGCATTAATTTTATTTTCTTTTTTCATGCCAACAAAACCCTAATTATAATGCCGTGGAGATATCGTTAATATTAGTTAGAATTTGAGAAAAGGAACTTAAGGTCGGTAATATAATCTTTCAATACATGACCATCATCATAGCTCATCATCAAAAAACCCTGCGGGTCAATTAAATAAAAAATACTATTAGAGTGAGCTGGAGCAGTAAGGTTTTGTAGCGATAAATTACTACTTATTTGCAGCAGCCGTGGGTATCTTTCAGCAATCAAAGACTGCTCCTTTGTAGCTGACACCAACAAATAACGATCAAACTTAGCCGCATGCTTGCCGCTTGCAACATGCAGCTGACGCATGAAGTGAAGCAGCTGAGAACACTGTTCAAGGCAGTTGTCAGGAAGTTGATAAAGGAGGCTCCAGCGACCTGTTTCTCCGGGTAAAGCCGATCCCCCATTCGCACTCCCTAACGCAGTGAAATGTTCCCCTATATGCATTGGCGGCGAGACTAATTTGCCTCTGTTTTTTGTTGTCTCTGGCATACCAACTCCTGTCATGTAAACCATCGTTGAGGCAGAGATGATCAGCAGAGGTAATAATAAGATGATCGTCAACGGCAGATGGGAGCGTTGTTTAAACCTGGTGTCGGCCGATAGTTTACTAGCCTGCATAGTCATCACCTTCAATTGTATTAGTTTTTTTCCTAGGGAATAAAAGCTTTAGATTTGTCGTGTTTAATAAGTAAATAATTGCCAGTAGCACTGACATGCTAAACCACTGCATGGCATAGGCCTGGTGCTTCTGTGGGCTCATATTTACCACCACAGGAGCAATCATCTGCAAGCCAGCCTCCGGTTTCATTTGCCATAACAGCCGATCATAGACAGGAGTCGATAAATAAGCTGATAACGACTCGATAGCCTTACTCTGTACCACCTTCGGCCATGATGCTGCTGCCGGTATTTGTGCTAGCTGGAAAGGCTTCTCTTGCTTTGCCAACACCTTTGCCCTGAGCGTAAGCTTATGTTCAGGCGTACTAATATCGGGTAATATTCGTCGATCTAAACTCCCCGCAACCCAGCCTCTGACCACTAGGAATAATTGACCACTATATTCCGCTATAAAAGGCGTTATCACTAGGTAGCCAAACTTACCTTTGTTGATTTGATTGTCGAGTAAAAAGGTTTTTTCATCATCGTAACGGCCCTGCAGCAGAATAGGAGTCCCCTGTGCTAACTTACTCAAACGTGAGGCAGAATAATGCGTAATATTCTCCACCCGTGCGGTAGCGGTTATCTTCGCTCGATTAAGTAACTGCTGTTTTTCTTCCGCCCTTGCCAACTGCCAGAAACCAAGCCATAACAACGCCAACAGAACAATAAAAAACGTAACGGTGAGTACAATACTGCATCGAGGCACAATATATTGTGACAAGCTCATATCCTTATCGGATACCATCGTAGCTCCTTAGTTTCGATGACGACGATAAAATATTTCTCAATTATTATTGTTATATTTGTGGAGTCGTCATAAATTATAATTATATAAAATAAACAACTGACTAGTTCAAGGTAAAACAATGCTAATTAAACCCGCAATAATCATCATCTTTATCTTGCTGTTAATCAGCCTATTCTCTGGACTGTTTTACTTAATGAAAGATAAAGGCAGTAGCAAGAGAACATTAAACTCTTTATCTGTTCGAGTTATTCTTGCCGCCACCCTACTGGTCTTAGTCAGCTATGGCTTATTTAGCGGACAAATAACGCCTCATCAGCCCTGGTAAGCAACGAATAACAGCCCCTTATTTTTGTCCTTGTTTATAAAATATAGACGAACAAAAATAAACCCAACCAAACGACGTCGACAAAATGCCAATACCAAGAGGAAGCCTCAAAACCAAAATGTTCCTCTGCGCTAAAGTCCCCTCTTGTTGTTGAGCGCAACCACTGTACGGCCAACATCAGCGCACCAAGACAAACATGGAAACCATGAAAGCCAGTGAGAATAAAAAAGGTCGAGCCATAGATTCCTGAGCTTAACGTTAAACCCAGTTCGTTATAAGCCTCAACATACTCGACGATTTGAAAGGCGACAAAGGCAAAACCAAGCACCAGGCTCAGCGCCAACCAAAAATTAAATAACGATCGTTTATTTGCCTTCAGGGCGGTGTGCGCTACATGAATGGTGATACTGGAGGTGAGCAATAGCAAGGTGTTTAGCAATGGTAAATGCCACGGATCGACTGTTGCTCCCGGCGAACTAAACTGACCATTATTGGCGATTGGCTGATTACTGATTCCCACGACCTCCTGCGGTGTTGACGACATTGGCCAGCTATATTCAAAACCACGCCATAAATACTCATTAGTAAGAGCACCGACCCCCTCACCCGCCAGCCATGGTAAAGATAAGTTCCGTGCATACCACAGTACGCCAAAGAAGCAGACAAAGAACATCACTTCGGAGAAGATAAACCACTGCATACCCAATACATAGGAGTGCTTTAATTGACGGCTGTTCAGACCTTGTTGTTGCTCAATGATGGTCACCCTAAACCAGGCAAATAACGTCGCCAAAAAAAGCGCCAAACCGCCAAAAAACACTAGCCAGCCATAGCTACTCGCGGTCTCAACAAACTTAGGATTAATACTGTTGATACCGTTCGCCACCCCCACCACCATGATCGCGACCGACACGGCTAAGCAGATCGCCAAACGACTCTGCTCCGGCACATAATATGTTTCTGACGCCTCGGCGTGATGATCCGTCATATATTCCCCCTTCAGTCTTCCTGCTAGTGGACCACGGCCACTTGCTTGCCGTTGAAGCCGTTTGTTATATCGAACAACGTATAAGACAGCGTGATTGTGGTGATGTCCTTCGGTAACTCTTGGTTAACAATGAAACGCAATGGCATGTATATATCTTGTCCGGCCAGCAGTGTTTGCTGATTAAAACAGAAACATTCTGTCTTATGAAAATAGGCCGCTGCCCTTGCTGGCGAAATACTCGGCACAGCCTGTGCAATCATAGAAAACTGACGCGGGTTCTTCGCATAGAATTGCGTTTCCATAACCTGACCTGGGTTCACTACCAGCTGTTGCTGCATCGGCTTAAATTCCCAGCTCATGTTGTCATTATTCATCGTGATCAACTGCACTCTAACGCTTCTCGACTGATCGACAGCAGTGCTTGTCACACGATAGCGCTCTCCAGAGGTTTTACCATTGAGCCCAGTCACATCGCAGATTACGTCGTAGATTGGCACAAGTAAAAAACCAAAGGCGAACATCATCAGCGTCAACAGAGACAATTTTAACGCGGTGATCGTCGGCCTAGGCTTATACATAATCCCCCCTATTTAATTTCTGGCGGAGCGGTAAAGGTATGGTAGGGGGCAGGTGTTGGTAGCGTCCATTCTAGACCATCAGCGCCCTCCCAAACCCTGGGCTTATCGGTTTTCTTACCGGCAACAATGCAGTGAATAACATTATAGAGAAAAAATAACTGAGCTCCCCCATAGAGGAAGGCGCCGCAGCTCGAGATCATATTAAAGTCAGCAAATTGCAACGCGTAATCCGGGATCCGCCGCGGCATACCCGCCAAACCAACGAAATGTTGCGGAAAGAAGGTTAGATTAAAGCCAACAAATGAAACCCAGAAATGCGCCTTACCCAAGGTCTCATTATACATGCGCCCAGTCCACTTCGGCAGCCAGAAATAGACAGCTGCCGACATACTAAATATTGCACCTGCCACCATCGTGTAATGAAAATGCGCGACAACAAAATAAGAGTCGTGGTACTGAAAATCATTAGAGGCTAACGCCAGCATAATTCCCGACAACCCGCCGACGGTAAAGAGAAAGACAAAAGCAATACAAAACAACATCGGCGTTTCAAAAGTTATCGCTCCACGATACATGGTGGCGATCCAGTTAAAGACTTTTACCCCTGTCGGTGCGGCAATGAGCATCGTTGCGTACATAAAAAATAATTCGCCAGCAAGCGGCATCCCGACCGTATACATATGGTGCGCCCAGACAACAAAGCTGAGAATTGCAATCGAGGCCGTTGCATAGACCATCGAGTCATAACCGAATAAAGGTTTTCTCGAGAAAGCCGGAATTATTTGCGACACCACGCCGAAGGCCGGCAAGATAATAATATAAACCTCAGGATGGCCGAAAAACCAAAAAATATGCTGAAACAATACCGGATCACCACCGCCTGCGGCACTAAAAAACGATGTGCCAAAATGGATATCCATCAGCATCATCGTCACCACGCCGGCCAAAACAGGCATCACTGCGATCAACAAAAAGGCAGTAATCAGCCAGGTCCAGACGAACATAGGCATCTTCATATAACCCATGCCTGGCGCGCGCATATTCATCACCGTGGCCACAATATTAATCGCCCCCATAATCGACGAGGCGCCCATGACGTGTACACCAAAAATAAAAAAGGTCACACTCGGCGGGGCGTAAGTCGTCGATAGCGGCGCATAGAAGGTCCAGCCAAAGTTAGGCGCTCCCCCCTCCATGAACAGCGATGATAACAACACAATAAAAGCGAACGGCAACAACCAGAAGCTAAGATTATTCATTCGCGGCAACGCCATATCGGGCGCGCCAATCATCATCGGTATCAACCAATTCGCCAGCCCGACGAAAGCCGGCATGATTGCACCAAACACCATGATCAAGCCATGCATCGTCGTCATCTGATTAAAAAACTCTGGCTGTATCAGCTGTAGGCCAGGCTGAAAAAGTTCGGCGCGAATAATCATCGCGAAGCTGCCACCAATGAGAAACATGGCAAAGCTAAACCAGAGATACAGCGTACCGATATCTTTGTGATTCGTTGTTAGAATCCAGCGACTCATTCCTCGACGCGGGCCATGTTGATGCTCACTCATACCGACTCCCTGTTATTGTTCTTTTTTCGCCTTATAGACATCGATCGGCTGGGCACTATCGCCCATGTTATTGCCCCAAGCATTACGCTGGTAAGTCACCACAGCCGCGAGATCGAGGTTGTTTAACTGGCCACCGAAGGCCTGCATAGCCGTTCCCGGCACGCCGCTAATCACTAAACGCAGGTGTTTTTCCATATCGCCAGTAGCGACCGTTGAGCCTCTGATCGCCTTGCCCAAGCCACCCTCACCTTCGCCACCGTGACAAGCCATACAGCTGCTGTTATATATTTTTTCTCCACGCAGCACCATTTCTTCCAAGCCAAAGCTCTGCGCCATCAAGCTCTTTAGCTTCCCCGCTTCCTGCTGTTTAGCGGCCAACCAAAGCTGGTAATCCCCCTGCTCTACAACCTTTACCTCGATCGGCATAAAACCATGATCACGACCGCATAATTCGGCACACTGACCACGATAAGTACCGACTTTTAGAGGCTTAGTCCACGCCTCGTTGATAAAACCGGGGATAGCATCACGCTTCACTGAAAGCGCCGGGACCCACCATGAATGGATCACATCAGAGGCGGTAATTAACAGCCTCACTTTCGTATTAACGGGAATCACTAGTGGCTCATCGACATCGAGCAAGTAGTGTTCACTCTTCATTTGCTCATTGTTTATCTCCGCCTGCGGCGTCGACATAGCACTAAAGAAGCTGACGGTCTCCCCCTGTGGCGTAATATATTCATACTTCCACTTCCACTGATAACCGGTGACCATGACGTCGAGCTCAGCATCACTACTATCGTAAACTTCAATCAATGTACTGGTAGCTGGAAATGCCATCGCGACGAGGATAACCACAGGGATAGCAGTCCAAAGTATTTCCACCTTGGTATTTTCATGAAACTGCGCGGGTTTTCTCCCGGTTGATTTCCTGTGTGCAATGAGTGCATAGAGCATCACACCAAAAACCAGCACAGCAATAACCACACAGAGAATTAAAATATCCATATGTAAGTCGTAAACTTTCTGGCCGACAGCCGTGACCCCTGGGCTCAGATTGGTTTGCCAGCGTTGAGCTTCCTCGGCAAAGACCGCAGCAGTACTACCAACAGATGCTACCGTGCTGTGCACGAGCAAACGAAGTAAACGTGCTCGTAACAACATACCTAGTTCTCTCCATCTTATTGTTATCAACTTCATTCGCAACCAATGACTACTCCCTCTGCATCAGAAAAAACAAAGCCATTCAAAAACAACAAACACTCTATAAATCAAAACTAAAAACGACGAGTACAAGCCAGTAATACGACGCAAACACCTCGTGCTACGACTAGCGGACAACCTCTTTCAGGTTAATACAACGTACAACACAACCGACTGCATTTAACTTTGTTTTATCAATCGAGTGCGGCAAAATCATTTTGAGTATAGCAAAGGCTTTATAATTCGCATTATTTCTCAACACAACAGCTATTCATCTACGCGATTAAAATAAGATTTTTTATGCGATTAATAGCTGACTCACACTAGCTAAAGCTTATGTTCATTGTCATCAATACTATTAAAGTGTGACCTATCACTCGTATTTTTGTTTGCAACGTTAAATGCGGCTGGCGCATTTTAGCTAGCTCAACTAGATTGCTTTTATGGTTTCAATTTAGCCGGGTACCAATCCTCGTATGTTGACGCCTACACAAAAAAAATCGGCCGCCGAGAAATCTTCTTAAAAGAATATATTAGCTCTATGGCCATGGCTTTGCAGGATGCAAACCACGCACACCACCATTCCTCCACGCTAGCAAAAAAAGGATACGTTAGTTAGAGCTGGGAAATAATATGAATACGTTGTTCATTAACGATCGCATCGAGTCTATTTTAGATTCGGCGTCCACACCATCAGCACTAAACACCTTAATCGAGGATCGTCTAGCGCAAATTGACGCTCACTTCGATATTGCAGACAGTGCCACGATCACAGCCATCATCACACATTACCTACGTCACACCACACACTATTTAGAGGAAGCATCCATACAGCTCAAGGGGCATCTACTATACGAGCGCTGCCAACCACTTTTCGATAGTATCGAGGCTTTTTTCCAACAAGAAAAAGAGCTCTACGACTTACTCTACAGCTGCTATTTTGCGCTGCGCGTTGTCGAAGAGCTCAATGATAAAATGCTTTTTGAAAATGGCCATCAACTGTGCAAGGTGGAGCTGCTACGCCCCAACTTGTTATTACATACCTTGATCGGCGATCCGTTCGCCTGCAAGCTCAGCGACATTGCCAGCGAACTCGTCACAACCAGCGCTTCATTATCGCTAGGCAGCGCTGTCGTTGGCCAAAGCAAAGCAACCAATTGTTTCTATGACTTGCAGTTGCGACTTTTCGCCGCCAACGAATCCCCCCCAAACAAGGCTAACGAGATTGCCTGCTAATGGTCCTTGCGCATGGAGCCCGGGTCCATCAACTGGACCACCTGCACCTCGTCTTCATGCGCTAGCGGCTGCTCTCCCGGGCGTGACTGATTCACCCGAGTATCGACTTCCTGCTGCGCTACCTGATCGTTCATCACATCGCTATAACCACAGCTGACACACTCTCTATGTTGGCCCTCGTCGTCATTCCAGCTCTTAATTTTGTCCATTTCGCTGCAGCGCGGACAGACCGCGCCCGCGACAAAGCGTTTAACCATTTTCTTCATACCAGCTCCGTTCTATCACCGTGTACAACACCCAAACTAACAGATACCGCTGTGTCGCAACAGCGCCGCCGTCTCAGGCTTACGTCCACGGAAGGCAACAAAGATCGCCATCGCATCCTCGCTACCGCCCCGCTGTAACACCGTTTGTTGAAATTGCTGCCCCGTGGCTTGGTCGAAAATACCTTTCTCCTCGAACAGCGAGAAGGCGTCGGCGGACAACACTTCCGCCCACTTATATGAGAAGTAACCGGCACAGTAACCGCCGGCAAATATATGACTAAAACCATGCTGGAAGCGATTAAATTCTGCCGCCGGTATCACTGCCACCTTGGCCCGCACCGCATTCAATTCGGCCTGAATATCGACCGTTCCATCGCACTGGTGAATCGACATATCGAACAGAGCAAATTCAATCTGGCGCACCATCTGCATGCCGGACTGAAAGTTCTTCGCCGCCAACATCTTCTCGAGCTCTGCCTGCGGCAGCGCCTCACCGGTCTGGTAGTGTCCCGAGATCATCGGTATCACCGTCGGTTCCCAACACCAGTTCTCCAAAAATTGGCTGGGCAGCTCAACCGCGTCCCAAGCAACACCGCTGATACCCGACACCGCCGCCACCTCAACCTGGGTCAACATGTGATGCAGGCCGTGACCAAATTCATGGAACAGCGTCGTAACCTCATTATGGGTCAACAACGAAGGGGTATCGGCGGTGGGGCTAGTGAAGTTACAGGTGAGGAAGGCG comes from the Sinobacterium caligoides genome and includes:
- the coxB gene encoding cytochrome c oxidase subunit II gives rise to the protein MLLRARLLRLLVHSTVASVGSTAAVFAEEAQRWQTNLSPGVTAVGQKVYDLHMDILILCVVIAVLVFGVMLYALIAHRKSTGRKPAQFHENTKVEILWTAIPVVILVAMAFPATSTLIEVYDSSDAELDVMVTGYQWKWKYEYITPQGETVSFFSAMSTPQAEINNEQMKSEHYLLDVDEPLVIPVNTKVRLLITASDVIHSWWVPALSVKRDAIPGFINEAWTKPLKVGTYRGQCAELCGRDHGFMPIEVKVVEQGDYQLWLAAKQQEAGKLKSLMAQSFGLEEMVLRGEKIYNSSCMACHGGEGEGGLGKAIRGSTVATGDMEKHLRLVISGVPGTAMQAFGGQLNNLDLAAVVTYQRNAWGNNMGDSAQPIDVYKAKKEQ
- a CDS encoding YheV family putative zinc ribbon protein — encoded protein: MKKMVKRFVAGAVCPRCSEMDKIKSWNDDEGQHRECVSCGYSDVMNDQVAQQEVDTRVNQSRPGEQPLAHEDEVQVVQLMDPGSMRKDH